Within the Saccharomonospora amisosensis genome, the region GACCTGCCCGAACCCGAGCGGAACGTCGACCGGCGGGAAACCACAGACCTCCGATTTGGCTATTTGTCAAGTGGCTATGGGTTCACGCGGTGCGCTGTCTGGATGCCCGAAGGCCTTGATTGGGTCGTAGGTCTGGTCGGTCTGTAGGCAGTGGTAGAGCTGGCCCAGTATCTTATTGAACAGGTGACGGACCGCGGGTGCGTGTGCGTCGCCGTGGTCCCGTCGGCGTCGGTAGTGCTGTTGCGCAGGTCCCGGGAGAACGACGAGGGTGGTGCCCCAAACCCAGCCGACCGCAGCGAGTCGGTCGTTCTTGACGCGTCTGTGCGTAATCGCAATGGCCTTGCCGGACGCCCGGGTGACCGGAGCGGATCCGGCGTAGGCCTTCAACGCACGGGCGTCGCCGAATCGGGTGCGGTCATCGCCGAGTTCGGCGAGAATGCGGGCTCCGGTGAGATCGGCCAGACCAGGGAAGCTTGTGATGATGGCGTGGTCCGGGTGTTTGCGGAACTCTTCGGCCGAGGCCTGCTCCAGGTCGTTGGCGCCGGTGCAGGCGGTATCGAGCATCGCGAGCAAGACCAATGCCTGGCGCCCCATCGCCTTCTCCACCAGAGCCGGTTGCCGCAGGCCAGGCTTCCGCAGCTTGTCGACGATCGTGGCGGCGAGCTGCTCGACGCCCCGGCGACGGCCCGCCCGACGCAATGCCGCTGCCACTCGTGCCTTGGTTACCTTCATGGCCTGAGCCGGCGTCGGGGCGATGGCAAGCACCGCTCGCGCCTCGGGCTTGGCGAGGTTGGTAGCGGACTTGGCTGCGAAGGCGTCAAGCATCGCGGGGTAGTACTCGCGCAGCAACGATCGCAGTTCGTTGCCGGCCCTGATGCGCCGCCAGACCGCGTCTTGCTGTGCGCGAGCGAGCACCGCGACGGCCTGGGCGAGCTCACTGTCGGCCGGAAGACGGCGGTGCAGGTGTGCATCGACGCGCAGGATGTTCGCCAAGGTCATGGCGTCAGCGTGGTCGGACTTGGCGCGAGCGACGGTGTAGCGTTCGCGGTAGCGAGCCACGGCCATCGGGTTGATCGCGAAAACGGGCCGACCCGTCGCGCGTAGCGCAGCGACCAACAGGCCCCGTGGTGTTTCGATTGCGACGGGAATCGGGTCCTCGTCCGTGTCTCCGACACCGGCGAGCAGTTGGATCAGCTCGGTCAGACCGCCAGGGTCGTCGCCGATCCGCTTCTTGCATAGCAGCGTGCCCTCGTTATCGATGACCGCGATGTCGTGATGGCCCTCGGCCCAGTCGATCCCACAGTACCGGTTCAATCCGTCCCTCCACATCAGGTGTTGTTCGGTTGGTCCGAAATCCAGGCGAGAACGCGCAGCGACCTACTTACGAGCCTCACGGGCTTGCCTCCGATGAGCTGTTCGCGATCCCAGCGCACCAGCACGGCGCCGGTCTACGTCAGAACTCGAAACTCGCGAATGACGAGGCGTCGGATCGTGCGGGCGGCTCGAACCACGAACATTCCACCCGGTCGCGGCGGCCGGACCCCGGAAGACACACCGGAATCCGGCCGCCGCAGGCTGCTGCCCGACCGCCCACGGCCTGTGGTGAGGACTACTGGCCCAATCGCACTCAGGGGTCTACGAGCAGCAAGCCATCGTTCCAGACCACGTGACCAGTGGCCGGTTCGCGGATAAGTAGATCGCACTGCGCGAGCTCGCCGGGCTGGTAGGTCACCCGGTCCACCGGATCGATACCCACGTACTCCGGGCGGATGCGTGCCAGCAGCTTCTTCAACGGCCCTTCCGAGTACGGCCAGCCGATCCGCTGCGAGATCACCGGCGTCGGCATCCTCGGCCACTCCCGCAACAGCGCACGAATCTGCGGCTCGTACGCGTCGGCCACCGAACCACGGCGCGCCCGTTGGTACTTCGGCGGCCCGTCCGACCGCAGCGCCGCCCGCACCGTGTTACGCGCCACCCCCAGCCGCCGCGCGATCTCCTTGATCGGCACACCCTCCGCCCGATACAAGCGGCGGATCTCAGCCCAATCCTCCAACTTCAGCACCCTCCAAGATCTAGGAGGGGGTCAACTTTCGGAGTACCACAGGGGGTCAGTTTTCAGGATCCGGCGACACCTGGCCGCCCTGTGTTCGAGAAGATTCACAGCAGATTCGTGTTCACCTACGACAGCGTCTGCGGGTGACCCTGCCCTCGGTCCTGTTGATGTCGGTTTTGATGCGCGGGCCGAGGGCGGTCAACCGGCGCAGCCGACCGTTCTGATGTCATGGGGGCATGGCCAGCGCGGTGGTGTTCGACGTGGGTGAGACGCTGCTGGACGATTCTCGCGAGTGGCGTGCGTGGGCCGACTGGATGGGGGTGTCTCCGCATACCTTCTCGACTGTGCTCGGTGCTGTGACGGCGGCGGGCA harbors:
- a CDS encoding IS110 family RNA-guided transposase gives rise to the protein MWRDGLNRYCGIDWAEGHHDIAVIDNEGTLLCKKRIGDDPGGLTELIQLLAGVGDTDEDPIPVAIETPRGLLVAALRATGRPVFAINPMAVARYRERYTVARAKSDHADAMTLANILRVDAHLHRRLPADSELAQAVAVLARAQQDAVWRRIRAGNELRSLLREYYPAMLDAFAAKSATNLAKPEARAVLAIAPTPAQAMKVTKARVAAALRRAGRRRGVEQLAATIVDKLRKPGLRQPALVEKAMGRQALVLLAMLDTACTGANDLEQASAEEFRKHPDHAIITSFPGLADLTGARILAELGDDRTRFGDARALKAYAGSAPVTRASGKAIAITHRRVKNDRLAAVGWVWGTTLVVLPGPAQQHYRRRRDHGDAHAPAVRHLFNKILGQLYHCLQTDQTYDPIKAFGHPDSAPREPIAT